From a single Pseudoalteromonas nigrifaciens genomic region:
- the phoR gene encoding phosphate regulon sensor histidine kinase PhoR — MYRVINKRTLVKRLFIYFIPLLLIGLLVGAPFLLLFLGSFSLLIWHYYQLYRLSDWLLNQQSFNPPEGEGAWEQVFEGIYQLQHRNRKKRNELSALIHRFRDGAEAIPDAVIVLQNDLTIYWCNQLALKVLGLQWPTDQGQRLDNLIREPKFAKYMHRGQFTEPLELESGHNIEQILEFRVMPYASTQLMVVVRDVTRLKQLEQMRKDFVANVSHELRTPLTVVTGYLEMMDSDMMPPPAMWNKAQNTMLEQCKRMDSLVTQLLSLSRIEGARKQNNDKAVNVPLLLNYIQTEANSINQQKKHQLIFNIDTSLDISGSADELRSAFSNLVFNAIHYTKPGGKITICWQRQNDRACFSVTDNGDGIAPEHINRLTERFYRVDKARSRTTGGSGLGLAITKHVLTRHNSQLNISSVLGQGSCFSFDFSSNKIVPMSSTVQTSGKS; from the coding sequence ATGTATAGAGTTATTAATAAACGCACCTTAGTTAAACGGCTGTTTATCTATTTTATACCTTTACTGCTAATAGGGCTGTTAGTAGGTGCCCCATTTTTGTTGTTATTTTTAGGCTCATTTTCGCTACTTATTTGGCACTACTACCAACTTTATCGTTTAAGTGATTGGTTGCTTAATCAACAAAGCTTTAACCCGCCCGAAGGAGAGGGCGCATGGGAGCAGGTATTCGAAGGTATTTATCAGCTGCAGCATCGTAATCGTAAAAAGCGTAATGAACTATCGGCATTAATTCATCGCTTTCGTGATGGTGCTGAAGCCATTCCTGATGCGGTGATAGTGCTGCAAAATGATTTAACCATTTATTGGTGTAATCAACTGGCATTAAAAGTATTAGGCTTGCAGTGGCCTACAGATCAAGGGCAGCGTCTGGATAACTTAATTCGTGAACCTAAATTTGCTAAGTATATGCACCGCGGCCAATTTACCGAGCCACTGGAGCTTGAAAGTGGTCATAACATAGAGCAAATACTTGAGTTTAGAGTTATGCCCTATGCCAGCACACAGTTAATGGTAGTAGTACGCGATGTAACCCGCTTAAAGCAACTAGAACAAATGCGCAAAGACTTTGTTGCCAATGTGTCGCATGAACTGCGAACCCCGCTCACGGTGGTTACAGGCTATCTTGAGATGATGGATAGCGACATGATGCCACCGCCCGCAATGTGGAATAAAGCCCAAAATACTATGCTTGAGCAATGCAAACGCATGGACAGTTTAGTTACTCAGCTGCTATCACTATCACGTATAGAAGGTGCGCGTAAGCAAAATAACGATAAAGCGGTTAATGTACCCTTACTACTTAACTATATTCAAACAGAAGCTAACTCAATTAATCAGCAAAAAAAGCATCAGCTTATTTTTAATATTGATACTTCCTTAGATATTAGCGGATCAGCAGATGAACTGCGCAGTGCATTCTCTAATTTAGTTTTTAACGCCATTCATTACACTAAACCAGGCGGAAAAATAACAATATGTTGGCAGCGTCAAAACGATCGAGCTTGCTTTAGCGTAACCGATAATGGTGATGGTATTGCGCCTGAGCATATAAATCGTTTAACGGAGCGCTTTTACCGGGTAGATAAAGCGCGCAGTCGCACTACAGGTGGTTCAGGCCTTGGGCTCGCAATTACCAAACACGTATTAACTCGCCACAATAGCCAGTTAAATATTAGTAGTGTTTTGGGTCAAGGTTCGTGTTTTTCTTTTGATTTTTCAAGTAATAAAATAGTACCTATGAGCAGCACAGTACAAACAAGTGGCAAGTCATAA
- a CDS encoding PstS family phosphate ABC transporter substrate-binding protein encodes MKFKNLVAAMGVAVTTFVSAQAVALDNALPEYQKISGVSGNFSSVGSDTLANMMTFWAEEYKRIYPNINIQIQAAGSSTAPPALTEGTANLGPMSRKMKSKEVEAFEKRHGYKPTEVRVAIDALAVFVHKDNPIEGLRIDEIDAIFSSTRKCGATQQVNRWSDVGLTGEWAAKDIQLYGRNSVSGTYGYFKKKALCKGDFRNNVNEQPGSASVVQSISSSLNAIGYSGIGYKTSGVRTVPLAKKGSHFVDATLENVAQGKYPLSRFLYLYVNKHPNKPLAPIEAEFLKMVLSKDGQKIVEKDGYVPLSAKLAEVELKKLGLN; translated from the coding sequence ATGAAATTTAAAAACTTAGTTGCCGCAATGGGTGTGGCTGTTACAACGTTTGTATCTGCACAAGCAGTCGCTTTGGATAACGCACTACCTGAGTATCAAAAAATTAGTGGTGTTTCAGGGAATTTTTCATCGGTAGGTTCAGACACATTAGCGAACATGATGACATTTTGGGCTGAAGAATATAAACGTATTTATCCAAATATAAATATTCAAATACAAGCAGCTGGCTCATCAACTGCGCCACCGGCATTAACCGAAGGCACAGCAAATTTAGGGCCAATGAGCCGTAAAATGAAATCAAAAGAAGTTGAAGCATTCGAAAAACGCCATGGTTATAAACCCACAGAAGTACGGGTTGCCATCGATGCACTTGCGGTATTTGTACACAAAGACAACCCTATAGAAGGGCTACGTATTGATGAAATAGATGCTATTTTTTCATCTACTCGTAAGTGCGGTGCAACGCAGCAAGTTAACCGCTGGAGTGACGTAGGTTTAACTGGAGAATGGGCTGCCAAAGATATTCAATTGTATGGGCGTAACTCGGTATCAGGCACTTATGGTTACTTTAAAAAGAAAGCACTGTGTAAAGGCGACTTTCGTAATAACGTAAATGAGCAACCGGGTTCAGCATCTGTAGTGCAGTCTATTTCATCTTCATTGAACGCGATTGGCTACTCAGGAATTGGCTATAAAACCTCTGGTGTACGCACAGTTCCACTGGCCAAAAAAGGCAGCCACTTTGTTGATGCAACGCTTGAAAATGTAGCACAAGGTAAGTATCCGCTGTCGCGCTTTTTATACCTTTACGTGAACAAGCACCCGAATAAACCATTAGCACCAATTGAAGCTGAATTTTTAAAAATGGTATTGTCGAAAGATGGGCAGAAAATTGTAGAAAAAGACGGTTATGTACCGCTTTCAGCCAAATTGGCTGAAGTTGAGCTTAAAAAGTTAGGCTTAAATTAA
- the panC gene encoding pantoate--beta-alanine ligase, which yields MQSITEIKSLRSQIKAWRQAGLSIALVPTMGNLHLGHFSLVEKAKMMADKVVVSIFVNPMQFGANEDLDNYPRTLDEDKRGLADLETDIVFTPSVETIYPNGLAAQSFVDVPDISLGYCGGSRPGHFRGVATVVTKLFNLVQPDYACFGEKDFQQLQVIKTMARDLSIPVEVIGVSTMREVSGLAMSSRNGYLSNEQKDSATALFKVLNNCAEQLKSGNTDFATLEETAKQSLQQAGLKPDYFSIAQRDTLKAATLDDNKFVILAAAYLGSVRLIDNLQVEV from the coding sequence ATGCAGTCAATTACTGAAATTAAATCATTACGTAGCCAAATTAAAGCATGGCGCCAAGCCGGATTAAGCATTGCCCTAGTACCCACTATGGGCAACTTGCACTTAGGCCACTTTTCGTTAGTCGAAAAAGCAAAAATGATGGCCGATAAAGTCGTAGTAAGCATTTTTGTTAACCCTATGCAATTTGGCGCTAATGAAGACTTAGACAATTACCCTCGTACCCTTGATGAGGACAAGCGTGGCTTAGCCGACCTTGAAACTGATATTGTATTTACGCCAAGTGTAGAGACTATTTATCCTAATGGTTTAGCTGCACAAAGCTTTGTAGATGTACCTGATATTTCATTAGGTTATTGTGGTGGTTCACGCCCAGGGCACTTTAGAGGTGTGGCAACAGTTGTTACTAAACTCTTTAATTTAGTGCAGCCAGATTACGCTTGTTTTGGCGAAAAAGACTTTCAGCAGCTACAAGTAATTAAAACTATGGCTCGCGACTTATCGATTCCGGTTGAAGTTATTGGTGTATCAACTATGCGTGAAGTCTCTGGGCTTGCTATGAGTTCGCGTAATGGTTACTTATCGAATGAGCAAAAAGACAGTGCCACCGCACTTTTTAAAGTGCTTAATAACTGCGCTGAGCAACTTAAAAGTGGTAATACTGACTTTGCTACGCTGGAAGAAACAGCCAAACAAAGTTTACAGCAAGCTGGATTAAAACCAGACTATTTTTCGATAGCTCAACGAGATACGTTAAAAGCTGCTACACTCGATGATAACAAATTTGTTATTTTAGCCGCGGCCTATTTAGGCAGTGTTAGATTAATCGATAACCTTCAGGTTGAAGTTTAA
- the panB gene encoding 3-methyl-2-oxobutanoate hydroxymethyltransferase, giving the protein MSKITVSTLNKMKAEKNKITALTAYDASFAKLFHDNGVEVILVGDSLGMVLQGGDDTLGVTNQDIAYHTRCVRAGSRELFVIADMPFMTYSSPNDTCKNAAELMRAGANMVKLEGGEWLFESIEALTQQGIPVCGHLGLTPQSVHVFGGFKVQGRAEEQALKIIADAKALEAAGAQLLVLECIPSALAKRVTDALTIPTIGIGAGNTTDGQILVMHDLVGISAGFIPKFSKNFLLETGNMPEAVKKYCTDVKSGAFPSAEHEFK; this is encoded by the coding sequence ATGTCTAAAATAACAGTTTCAACTTTAAATAAAATGAAAGCAGAAAAAAATAAAATTACTGCTTTAACAGCTTATGATGCCAGTTTTGCTAAGTTATTTCATGATAACGGCGTTGAAGTTATTTTAGTTGGCGACTCTTTGGGTATGGTATTACAGGGCGGCGACGATACACTTGGCGTAACTAATCAAGATATTGCCTATCACACTCGTTGCGTACGTGCGGGTAGCCGTGAGCTGTTTGTAATTGCTGATATGCCGTTTATGACTTATTCGAGCCCCAATGACACCTGTAAAAATGCCGCTGAGCTAATGCGTGCTGGTGCAAACATGGTTAAGTTAGAAGGGGGTGAATGGCTTTTTGAGAGCATTGAAGCCCTAACTCAACAAGGTATTCCTGTGTGTGGTCATTTAGGCCTAACGCCGCAGTCGGTACATGTGTTTGGTGGTTTTAAAGTACAAGGGCGTGCAGAAGAGCAAGCACTAAAAATAATTGCCGATGCTAAAGCCCTTGAAGCGGCTGGCGCACAATTATTAGTACTGGAATGTATTCCAAGCGCACTGGCAAAACGCGTTACCGACGCATTAACTATTCCTACTATTGGCATTGGCGCGGGTAATACTACCGATGGTCAAATATTAGTAATGCACGACTTAGTAGGTATTTCTGCTGGGTTTATTCCTAAATTTTCGAAAAACTTTTTACTCGAAACAGGCAATATGCCTGAAGCCGTTAAAAAGTATTGTACCGATGTAAAAAGCGGTGCCTTTCCAAGTGCCGAACACGAGTTTAAATAA
- the folK gene encoding 2-amino-4-hydroxy-6-hydroxymethyldihydropteridine diphosphokinase, with the protein MHCVYLGLGANLNSPKKQLDNAIAALKKLPDCEFISVSHYYASKPMGPQDQPDYINAVACINTTLSPEKLLDLTQAIELEHGRVRKAERWGPRTLDIDMLLFDAQTINTERLIVPHYGLTEREFVVYPLLELAPKLILPSGIALHTIANTLPLNNLQQLPQ; encoded by the coding sequence ATGCACTGTGTTTATTTAGGTTTGGGTGCCAATTTAAACTCACCAAAAAAGCAGCTTGATAACGCTATTGCCGCGCTTAAAAAGCTGCCAGATTGTGAATTTATAAGTGTTTCGCATTACTATGCGAGTAAGCCCATGGGCCCACAAGACCAACCTGACTATATTAACGCCGTTGCCTGCATAAACACTACGCTTAGCCCTGAAAAGCTGCTTGATTTAACCCAAGCAATTGAGCTTGAGCATGGCCGTGTTAGAAAAGCCGAGCGTTGGGGGCCACGTACTTTAGATATAGATATGTTATTGTTTGACGCACAAACAATTAATACCGAGCGCCTTATAGTGCCTCATTATGGTTTAACTGAACGTGAGTTTGTTGTGTATCCACTGCTAGAACTTGCGCCAAAACTTATTTTACCCAGCGGCATTGCACTACACACTATTGCAAATACATTACCGCTTAACAATTTACAACAATTACCACAGTAA
- the pcnB gene encoding polynucleotide adenylyltransferase PcnB, whose amino-acid sequence MASQSTPSRRQTIISKLFQFCRQIIGPNASAENTAISSEPLVISRGEHGISRKQFSPNAIKVLYRLKDGGFDAYLVGGCIRDVLLGQQPKDFDVVTNATPEQVKKLFRNCRLIGRRFRLAHIVFGREIIEVATMRGHHEAPEDKNQISQSSEQGQLLRDNVFGSIEEDAERRDFSINALYYSINDFCIYDYANGLAAIKAKQIELIGDPETRYREDPVRMLRAVRFATKLDMKIAPNSEKPMTALASLLDNIPPARLFEEILKLFLNGKAQANYLMLRKYGLFNSLFPELNRILDNNPGGLEATFIENMFKNTDDRINADKKVTPAYVFAALLWFPLLERTKTVQNEEQLSEYDAFSQAINSVLSDNAQHIAVPKRFTLGARDIWHIQHRLDKRAGQRAYRLTQQPRFKAAYDFLLMRVEAGETQHSELAQWWTQYLSLDINGQKEMVRTLGQPAGPKPRRRARRRTPKKPTE is encoded by the coding sequence ATGGCAAGTCAATCAACACCTTCTAGGAGACAGACTATTATTTCCAAGCTTTTTCAATTTTGTCGACAAATAATCGGCCCTAATGCCAGTGCCGAAAACACGGCAATAAGCAGCGAACCGCTAGTGATCTCACGAGGTGAACATGGTATTTCTCGTAAACAATTTAGCCCAAATGCAATCAAAGTTTTATACCGTTTAAAAGACGGTGGTTTTGACGCCTACCTAGTTGGTGGTTGTATTCGCGATGTATTGTTAGGTCAACAGCCAAAAGATTTTGACGTGGTAACAAATGCCACGCCAGAACAAGTTAAAAAGTTATTTAGAAACTGTCGTTTAATTGGCCGCCGCTTTCGTTTAGCTCACATTGTATTTGGTCGTGAAATAATAGAAGTAGCTACCATGCGCGGGCACCACGAAGCGCCAGAGGACAAAAACCAAATAAGCCAATCGAGTGAGCAAGGACAATTGCTACGCGACAACGTATTTGGCAGTATTGAGGAAGACGCAGAACGCCGTGACTTTTCAATCAATGCACTTTATTACTCAATTAACGATTTTTGTATTTACGATTACGCCAATGGTTTAGCCGCAATAAAAGCTAAACAAATTGAGCTAATTGGCGATCCAGAAACGCGTTACCGTGAAGATCCGGTGCGCATGCTACGTGCGGTACGCTTTGCCACTAAGCTAGATATGAAAATTGCACCAAACAGCGAAAAGCCGATGACTGCTTTAGCAAGTTTGCTAGATAACATACCACCAGCGCGTTTGTTTGAAGAAATACTCAAACTGTTTTTAAACGGCAAAGCACAAGCTAACTACTTAATGCTGCGCAAATACGGCCTATTTAACTCACTGTTTCCAGAGCTAAACCGTATTTTAGATAATAATCCTGGCGGGCTTGAAGCCACTTTTATTGAAAACATGTTTAAAAATACAGACGATCGTATTAACGCAGATAAAAAAGTAACCCCTGCGTATGTATTTGCTGCGCTACTTTGGTTTCCGCTATTAGAGCGCACCAAAACAGTACAAAATGAAGAGCAGCTCTCTGAATACGATGCATTTTCGCAAGCAATTAATAGTGTACTTAGCGATAACGCCCAGCACATAGCTGTTCCTAAACGCTTTACTTTAGGCGCACGCGACATTTGGCATATACAGCATCGTTTAGATAAACGTGCCGGCCAACGTGCATACAGATTAACGCAGCAACCTCGCTTTAAAGCCGCATACGACTTTTTATTAATGCGTGTAGAGGCAGGCGAAACACAACATAGCGAGCTTGCTCAGTGGTGGACACAATATTTGAGCCTAGATATTAATGGCCAAAAAGAAATGGTAAGAACCTTGGGTCAGCCTGCGGGGCCAAAACCACGCAGACGCGCTCGCCGCCGCACACCTAAAAAGCCAACAGAGTAA
- the gluQRS gene encoding tRNA glutamyl-Q(34) synthetase GluQRS: protein MFTTAVITPTRKYCGRFAPSPSGPLHFGSLVAAVGSYLDAKANQGKWLVRIEDIDTTRVVKGADTDILNTLQAYSLHWDENVVYQTQRLDLYQDVVNSLHNKNLIYACSCSRKQIKAIGGIYQGHCKNLHQDITHSALRLSQSFATNQFNDLIQGDINVNNAFAAEDYIIKRSDGLFAYQLVVVIDDIDQGITRIVRGADLIEPTVRQISLFKQLNSPVPQFAHLPLAVAKPGFKLSKQNYAPAICKQNPKPVLIDVFAFLGLAVHNQLMDLNIEQLLAWGVNNFSLNQVPNLAEIQI from the coding sequence ATGTTTACTACAGCCGTTATTACGCCAACGCGTAAATACTGCGGTCGCTTTGCACCGTCTCCTTCTGGGCCATTACATTTTGGCTCATTAGTAGCGGCTGTAGGTAGCTATCTTGATGCTAAAGCTAACCAAGGAAAATGGTTAGTTCGCATCGAAGATATAGACACCACTCGCGTTGTAAAAGGCGCCGACACCGACATTCTAAATACCTTACAAGCCTATTCTCTGCACTGGGATGAAAACGTCGTTTATCAAACACAACGTTTAGATTTATACCAAGATGTTGTTAACTCTTTACACAATAAAAACCTTATTTATGCCTGTAGTTGCTCGCGCAAACAAATTAAAGCTATTGGCGGAATTTACCAAGGTCATTGTAAAAACCTGCACCAAGATATAACCCACAGTGCCCTGCGCCTTAGCCAAAGCTTTGCCACCAACCAATTTAACGATTTAATTCAAGGCGACATAAACGTTAATAACGCCTTTGCTGCTGAAGATTACATAATAAAGCGCAGCGATGGTTTATTTGCCTACCAGCTTGTGGTGGTAATTGACGATATAGACCAAGGGATCACGCGCATTGTTAGAGGGGCTGACCTAATTGAGCCTACCGTTCGCCAGATCAGTTTGTTTAAACAACTTAATAGCCCAGTCCCCCAATTTGCTCATTTACCCTTAGCGGTTGCAAAGCCAGGCTTTAAGCTCTCAAAGCAAAATTATGCGCCAGCAATTTGTAAGCAAAACCCTAAACCGGTACTTATCGATGTGTTCGCGTTTTTAGGCCTAGCGGTACATAACCAGCTTATGGACTTAAATATTGAGCAACTACTTGCATGGGGGGTAAATAACTTTAGCTTAAATCAAGTGCCAAACCTTGCTGAAATTCAAATTTAG
- the dksA gene encoding RNA polymerase-binding protein DksA: MPNQNRLGLLAQAGLEPYQEKPGEEYMNEAQRVHFKTILETWRNDLRNEVDRTKSYMQDEAANFPDPVDRAAQEEEFSLELRTRDRERKLIKKIEKTINLIKEDDFGFCESCGIEIGIRRLEARPTADLCVDCKTLAEIKEKQSGRG; the protein is encoded by the coding sequence ATGCCAAACCAAAATAGATTAGGATTATTGGCTCAAGCCGGTTTAGAACCATACCAAGAAAAACCAGGTGAAGAGTATATGAATGAAGCACAACGTGTTCATTTTAAAACAATTTTAGAAACTTGGCGTAACGATTTACGCAACGAAGTTGATCGTACTAAATCGTATATGCAAGATGAAGCTGCTAACTTTCCTGATCCAGTTGACCGTGCTGCGCAAGAAGAAGAGTTCTCTTTAGAACTGCGTACTCGTGACCGCGAACGTAAACTGATCAAAAAAATTGAAAAAACAATCAACTTAATTAAAGAAGATGATTTTGGTTTTTGTGAGTCTTGTGGTATCGAAATTGGTATTCGCCGCTTAGAAGCGCGCCCGACTGCTGATTTATGCGTAGACTGTAAAACACTTGCAGAAATTAAAGAAAAGCAATCTGGACGTGGCTAA
- the sfsA gene encoding DNA/RNA nuclease SfsA translates to MKYQPALQSATLLKRYKRFLADLQLSDGSEFTAHCANTGKMTGCAEPGFNAFYSTSTNSKRKYPQSLELTQNSLSQLICVNTAVANKVVAEAINANLISELSNYEQLQSEVKYGNENSRIDFLLTSDERPNCYVEVKSVTLLSQDNPRSGQGYFPDAPTLRGQKHIRELIEMVEQGHRAVLLFAVLHQGINQVSAAAHIDNKYAQLLNEAINQGVEVLAYKADISTNEIILKEKLPFI, encoded by the coding sequence ATGAAGTACCAACCTGCCCTGCAATCAGCCACCTTATTAAAACGCTATAAACGTTTTTTAGCTGATTTACAGCTCAGTGATGGCTCAGAGTTTACCGCCCATTGTGCCAATACAGGTAAAATGACTGGCTGCGCTGAACCCGGTTTTAATGCTTTTTACTCCACCAGTACTAATAGCAAACGCAAATACCCGCAATCGTTAGAGCTCACCCAAAATAGCTTATCGCAACTTATTTGCGTTAATACCGCAGTGGCAAATAAAGTTGTTGCTGAAGCTATAAATGCCAATCTTATTAGTGAGCTTAGCAATTATGAGCAATTACAAAGCGAAGTTAAATATGGCAACGAAAACAGCCGTATCGACTTTTTACTAACCAGCGATGAGCGTCCTAATTGCTACGTTGAAGTTAAATCGGTAACGCTATTAAGCCAAGATAACCCCCGCAGTGGCCAAGGCTACTTTCCTGATGCACCAACTCTGCGCGGGCAAAAACATATTCGCGAATTAATAGAGATGGTAGAGCAAGGTCATCGTGCAGTATTGCTTTTTGCTGTACTGCACCAGGGAATAAACCAGGTAAGCGCTGCTGCTCATATAGACAATAAATATGCACAGTTACTAAATGAGGCAATTAACCAAGGCGTTGAGGTATTAGCATATAAAGCAGATATTTCTACCAACGAAATCATCTTAAAAGAGAAGCTCCCTTTTATATAA
- the pepB gene encoding aminopeptidase PepB, giving the protein MSEKFVVQLSEQSAPSHWGENASLSFNEHGATVHLSEQETLKNVQKAARTIATQGVKAVELTGDTWCTESQWAFYQGFVTPKSLNGVTFVDNAQSDIKELGNLKTSAIWAREMVNGTADDIYPESLAEKAAEFIQSLAPEHVSYQIIKGDALLEQQWIGIHAVGRGSVRPPVLLELDYNPTGDANAPVSAALVGKGITFDSGGYSIKSSEGMLGMKCDMGGAATVTAGLALAINRGIEKRIKLFLCCAENLISGHAYKLGDILTYKNGTTVEIVNTDAEGRLVLADGLMAAGESGAPLIIDAATLTGAALVAVGQEYNALFALDKELVREVEDFASQEMEAAWPLPLEKWHQQNCPSAYADTANSRAQKGGGYGGASNAAGFLSRFVANDGKGWVHIDLAAAFNMSSTNQWAAGATTQGMRTVARTLLEKA; this is encoded by the coding sequence ATGAGTGAAAAATTTGTTGTTCAACTAAGCGAGCAGTCAGCACCAAGCCATTGGGGCGAAAACGCGTCGTTATCTTTTAATGAACACGGGGCAACCGTTCATTTATCTGAGCAAGAAACATTAAAAAATGTTCAAAAAGCAGCGCGTACTATTGCTACTCAAGGCGTAAAAGCTGTTGAACTAACTGGCGATACTTGGTGTACCGAAAGCCAGTGGGCGTTTTATCAAGGGTTTGTAACGCCTAAATCGTTAAATGGCGTTACCTTTGTTGACAACGCACAGTCAGATATTAAAGAGCTAGGTAACTTAAAAACCTCAGCTATTTGGGCTCGCGAAATGGTTAACGGTACTGCCGATGACATTTACCCAGAAAGCCTTGCTGAAAAAGCCGCTGAATTTATTCAATCGTTAGCGCCTGAGCATGTGAGCTACCAAATTATTAAAGGCGATGCATTATTAGAGCAACAGTGGATCGGTATTCATGCTGTTGGCCGTGGTAGTGTTCGCCCGCCAGTTTTACTTGAGCTTGATTACAACCCAACAGGCGACGCAAATGCGCCAGTAAGCGCTGCGCTTGTAGGTAAAGGGATTACGTTTGACTCAGGCGGTTACTCAATTAAGTCAAGCGAAGGTATGCTAGGCATGAAGTGCGATATGGGCGGTGCTGCTACAGTAACGGCTGGTTTGGCACTGGCTATTAATCGCGGTATTGAAAAACGTATTAAGCTGTTTTTATGCTGTGCAGAAAACTTAATTTCTGGCCATGCTTATAAATTGGGTGACATTTTAACGTATAAAAATGGCACTACAGTTGAAATTGTAAACACCGATGCTGAAGGGCGTTTAGTATTAGCTGATGGCTTAATGGCCGCAGGTGAGAGTGGTGCGCCATTAATTATTGATGCTGCAACACTAACCGGCGCTGCGCTAGTTGCTGTTGGCCAAGAGTACAATGCTTTGTTTGCACTTGATAAAGAGCTAGTACGTGAAGTTGAAGACTTTGCTTCTCAAGAAATGGAAGCAGCGTGGCCATTACCACTTGAAAAGTGGCATCAGCAAAACTGCCCATCGGCTTATGCCGATACAGCTAACAGCCGTGCGCAAAAAGGCGGTGGTTATGGTGGTGCATCAAATGCGGCTGGTTTCTTATCGCGCTTTGTAGCAAATGATGGCAAAGGCTGGGTGCATATTGATCTGGCAGCTGCATTTAATATGAGCAGCACTAACCAATGGGCTGCAGGCGCTACCACACAAGGCATGCGTACTGTTGCTCGCACCTTGTTAGAAAAAGCGTAA
- a CDS encoding phosphoribosyltransferase — protein sequence MSDKCYITAQQLLEDSFRVAAQVYNDGFRPDFIIGIWRGGAPIGIAVQEFYDYKGIETDHIAVRTSSYYGIGKQSKEIKVHGLHYIVENANAGDSLLIVDDVFDSGRSIFALKEKLSELMRLNLPRDIRIACPYYKPKNSKVDMKPDYYIHESEEWLVFPHELSGLTPDEIIAGKSDLAKIHDILLEK from the coding sequence ATGTCAGATAAGTGCTATATCACGGCTCAACAATTACTTGAAGATTCATTTCGCGTAGCAGCGCAAGTGTATAATGATGGCTTTCGTCCAGATTTCATTATTGGTATTTGGCGAGGTGGTGCACCCATAGGTATTGCAGTGCAAGAATTTTACGATTACAAAGGCATTGAAACCGATCACATTGCGGTACGTACATCGTCTTATTATGGCATTGGAAAGCAATCTAAAGAGATAAAAGTACATGGTTTACACTACATTGTAGAAAATGCTAATGCAGGTGACTCATTACTCATTGTTGATGATGTGTTTGACTCTGGCCGCAGTATTTTTGCATTAAAAGAAAAGCTTTCAGAGCTAATGCGTTTAAACTTACCGCGCGATATTCGCATTGCATGCCCTTACTACAAGCCTAAAAACTCTAAAGTAGACATGAAGCCAGATTACTATATTCATGAGTCTGAAGAATGGCTAGTGTTTCCGCATGAGTTATCGGGTTTAACACCGGATGAAATTATTGCTGGCAAATCAGACCTAGCAAAAATACATGACATTTTGCTAGAAAAATAA
- a CDS encoding Crp/Fnr family transcriptional regulator — protein MFQYHFSSYLVEQLLTFAGSSYQQSKKEILIQQDQPLTKLVLVRSGTVSFSYDVGNGRRLLLGQLDCNNTLIGEIEALNNNPCIYTVTCFSDVTYNLIELKHWRALLLEKPELSLYTAQTIAAKFQENQKINLDKLLLPLSYNIAKDCLLRAENNNPTLLRAYPTVNAEAERFATTERAYRRVVTELVEKSLVQRSTQGLLAVDIPRLSQYVDSFAQL, from the coding sequence ATGTTTCAATACCATTTTTCCAGTTATCTTGTTGAACAACTACTTACCTTTGCCGGTAGTAGTTATCAGCAATCAAAAAAAGAAATATTAATACAACAAGACCAGCCTTTAACTAAGTTGGTACTTGTGCGCAGCGGAACTGTGTCGTTTAGTTACGATGTAGGTAACGGACGACGCCTGCTGCTTGGTCAACTCGATTGCAATAACACCCTCATTGGTGAAATAGAAGCGCTCAATAATAACCCCTGCATTTATACAGTAACCTGCTTTAGCGATGTAACTTATAATTTAATTGAGTTAAAGCATTGGCGTGCGTTATTACTTGAAAAACCTGAGCTGAGTTTATACACAGCACAAACTATAGCGGCTAAATTTCAAGAAAATCAAAAAATAAACCTAGATAAATTATTATTGCCACTGAGCTATAACATAGCTAAAGACTGCCTACTAAGAGCCGAGAACAACAACCCTACACTGCTGCGTGCATATCCTACGGTAAATGCCGAAGCAGAACGTTTTGCAACCACTGAGCGCGCTTACAGGCGCGTTGTAACAGAACTCGTAGAAAAAAGCTTAGTACAAAGAAGTACCCAAGGTTTATTAGCAGTAGATATACCGCGCCTAAGCCAATATGTAGATAGCTTTGCGCAATTGTAA